In the genome of Nocardia sp. NBC_00416, one region contains:
- a CDS encoding serine/threonine-protein kinase — MLEPGDDFAGYAVRRRLGVGGMGMVFLARHPRLPRLVALKLLNPDLYSDREIRQRFERESELAGRLEHPNIVTVYDRGAEGKQLWISMQYVPGSDASMVDLHVLDPWRAVQIIAETGIALDFAHANGVLHRDVKPGNILLAKPPIGQPERVLLTDFGIAGVRDAETTIAAADTITATLAYAAPEQLTGAKLDQRGDQYSLACTLFWLLTGSGPYRGTNPAELIQAHLTAPIPRLSRIRAGLPPSLDEVLRRALSKNPADRFLSCTEFATAAQQALRPPGPRGGRPPGVRLRPDQRHPAPTEWQPAGAAPGYGSGEFRQQPGVRGAPRHPSTEYRRPAPPAPRYPSTEYPQPGMDAPYRSSEYRQPGAGGPRPGADKRPPGAVGPRHGSAEFGQPGPGLRRMPAPDIAPPAADPATRPDRPHRSNPAEPAVIDLPAFRNRPGATPPPPHRPPPDPGAAP; from the coding sequence ATGCTCGAGCCTGGTGACGACTTCGCGGGCTATGCCGTCCGGCGCCGACTGGGCGTGGGCGGCATGGGCATGGTGTTCCTCGCCAGGCATCCGCGGCTACCGCGACTGGTCGCGTTGAAACTGCTCAACCCGGACCTGTACTCCGACCGGGAGATCCGGCAGCGGTTCGAACGCGAGTCCGAGCTCGCCGGGCGCCTCGAGCACCCCAATATCGTCACGGTCTACGACCGCGGCGCCGAGGGGAAACAGCTCTGGATCTCGATGCAGTACGTGCCCGGTTCGGATGCCTCCATGGTGGATCTGCACGTGCTCGACCCGTGGCGCGCGGTGCAGATCATCGCCGAGACCGGGATCGCGCTGGACTTCGCGCATGCCAACGGCGTCCTGCACCGGGATGTGAAACCGGGCAACATCCTGTTGGCGAAACCGCCCATCGGACAGCCGGAACGGGTGCTGCTCACCGATTTCGGCATCGCCGGGGTGCGCGACGCCGAAACCACCATCGCCGCGGCCGACACCATCACCGCGACCCTGGCCTACGCGGCCCCCGAACAGCTCACCGGTGCGAAACTCGACCAGCGCGGCGACCAGTACTCGCTGGCGTGCACGCTGTTCTGGCTGCTCACCGGGTCCGGCCCGTACCGGGGAACGAACCCGGCCGAGCTGATCCAGGCGCATCTGACCGCTCCGATACCTCGGTTGAGCCGGATCCGGGCGGGGCTGCCACCGAGCCTCGACGAGGTGCTGAGGCGGGCGCTGTCGAAGAATCCCGCCGACCGTTTCCTCAGCTGTACGGAATTCGCGACGGCCGCTCAACAGGCCCTGCGCCCGCCCGGACCGCGCGGGGGACGCCCGCCTGGGGTCAGATTGCGGCCCGATCAGCGCCATCCGGCCCCGACCGAATGGCAGCCCGCCGGAGCCGCCCCGGGGTACGGGTCCGGCGAATTCCGGCAGCAGCCCGGAGTCCGGGGTGCGCCGCGGCATCCGTCGACCGAATACCGCCGGCCCGCGCCGCCGGCGCCGCGCTATCCCTCCACCGAATACCCGCAGCCCGGTATGGACGCGCCCTACCGGTCCAGCGAGTACCGGCAGCCCGGCGCGGGTGGGCCGCGTCCGGGAGCAGACAAGCGGCCGCCGGGTGCGGTCGGGCCACGACACGGTTCGGCAGAGTTCGGTCAGCCGGGCCCCGGTCTCCGGCGTATGCCCGCGCCCGATATCGCACCGCCGGCGGCCGACCCCGCCACTCGTCCGGATCGTCCGCACCGATCGAATCCGGCCGAACCGGCCGTCATCGATCTGCCCGCGTTCCGGAACCGCCCCGGCGCGACACCGCCTCCGCCGCACCGCCCGCCGCCGGACCCGGGCGCTGCGCCGTAG
- a CDS encoding deoxyribonuclease IV, with product MRIGAHVRTDSDPIGYGERLGADVVQLFVVDPQSWDKPAPHPATEQILASPIDVVVHSSYQINVASTNNRLRMPSRNAVALQAQAAADIGAFGLVVHGGHVRSDAEMEAGFVNWRKLFERQQDKGGFAVPILIENTAGGNHAMARYFDNIARLWDAVGEYGAGFCLDTCHAWAGGEDLVGVVERIRAITGRIDLVHLNSSRDEFDSGADRHANFADGTIDPDLLAQVCRTADAPVVLETPAEGLADDLAYLREHLG from the coding sequence ATGCGCATTGGAGCACACGTCCGTACGGACAGCGACCCGATCGGGTACGGCGAGCGACTCGGCGCCGATGTCGTACAGCTGTTCGTGGTGGACCCGCAGAGCTGGGACAAACCCGCACCGCACCCCGCCACCGAGCAGATCCTCGCCAGCCCGATCGATGTGGTGGTCCATTCCTCCTATCAGATCAATGTTGCCAGTACCAACAACCGGCTGCGGATGCCGTCGCGTAACGCGGTGGCCCTACAGGCGCAGGCGGCCGCCGATATCGGCGCGTTCGGCCTGGTGGTGCACGGCGGTCACGTCCGGTCGGACGCGGAGATGGAGGCCGGTTTCGTCAACTGGCGCAAACTCTTCGAACGCCAGCAGGACAAGGGCGGTTTCGCGGTGCCGATCCTGATCGAGAACACCGCCGGCGGAAACCACGCCATGGCGCGGTATTTCGACAATATCGCCCGGTTGTGGGACGCGGTCGGCGAGTACGGGGCCGGATTCTGCCTGGACACCTGCCATGCCTGGGCGGGCGGTGAGGATCTGGTCGGGGTGGTCGAGCGGATCCGCGCGATCACCGGCCGGATCGACCTGGTGCATCTCAACTCGTCGCGGGACGAATTCGATTCGGGCGCGGACCGGCACGCCAATTTCGCCGACGGCACCATCGATCCCGATCTGCTCGCGCAGGTGTGCCGGACCGCCGACGCACCGGTGGTGCTGGAGACCCCGGCCGAGGGCCTCGCCGACGATCTGGCCTATCTGCGCGAACATCTCGGATAA
- a CDS encoding TauD/TfdA dioxygenase family protein, with product MTSEHTLPAALPAVVKLGSRIGARIDGVRLGGDLGPAAVETIRKALVEHKVIFFRGQDQLTEDGQYEFAQLLGTPTTPHPTVTSHGEKTLAIDSEYGSANSWHTDVTFVDRIPKASILRAVTLPPYGGSTTWASTVAAYESLPEPLRLLAENLRALHTNVYDYVGRHGEQPDEKTSEHRAEFESSLYETEHPVVRVHPESGERALLLGHFVKNFVGFSTTESQTLFRLFQDRVTRLENTVRWDWQLGDVAIWDNRATQHYAINDYDGRARRLTRITLAGDIPVGVDGRPSTVRTGDAEHYSVVEAPRQLAS from the coding sequence ATGACTTCCGAACACACCCTCCCCGCCGCACTCCCCGCAGTGGTCAAGCTCGGGTCCAGGATCGGGGCGCGGATCGACGGGGTGCGGTTGGGCGGCGATCTCGGCCCGGCCGCCGTCGAGACCATCCGCAAGGCGCTGGTGGAGCACAAGGTGATCTTCTTCCGCGGCCAGGACCAGCTGACCGAGGACGGTCAGTACGAATTCGCTCAACTGCTGGGCACCCCGACCACCCCGCATCCCACCGTCACCTCGCACGGCGAGAAGACCCTCGCCATCGATTCCGAATACGGCAGCGCCAACAGCTGGCATACGGACGTGACCTTCGTGGACCGGATTCCGAAGGCCTCGATCCTGCGCGCGGTCACCCTGCCGCCCTACGGCGGCTCCACCACTTGGGCCTCCACCGTGGCCGCCTATGAATCGTTGCCGGAGCCGCTGCGGTTGCTGGCCGAGAACCTGCGGGCCCTGCACACCAACGTCTACGACTATGTGGGCCGACACGGCGAACAGCCCGACGAGAAGACCAGCGAGCACCGCGCCGAGTTCGAGTCCTCGCTCTACGAGACCGAGCATCCGGTGGTCCGGGTGCATCCGGAGAGCGGCGAGCGGGCACTGCTGCTCGGTCATTTCGTGAAGAATTTCGTCGGTTTCTCGACCACCGAATCCCAGACCCTGTTCCGGCTCTTCCAGGACCGGGTGACCCGGTTGGAGAACACGGTGCGCTGGGATTGGCAGCTGGGCGATGTCGCGATCTGGGACAACCGCGCGACCCAGCACTACGCGATCAACGATTACGACGGCCGGGCGCGGCGCCTCACCCGGATCACCCTCGCCGGGGATATCCCGGTGGGTGTCGACGGCCGGCCCAGTACGGTCCGCACCGGTGACGCCGAGCACTACTCGGTGGTCGAAGCGCCCCGGCAGCTGGCCTCCTGA
- a CDS encoding MCE family protein — MVLALVLAVVLSLTLFLGGFTPKEPVAVVVPRSGLVMDPDAKVKFRGAEVGRVGSVKSENGEVRLELDMNPDLMRLVPGNALVDIRSTTVFGAKYVNFLEPAQPAGRLQPGQVVRGESVTVEFNTLFERLTEVLAMVEPAKLNATLTALGTALQGRGEQLGGLLVNADKLLREINPSIPALQHDFEATAAVTNLYADTAPDLLRTVDNATALSHTLTDNEQGFDALLLDTIGLADTTGAVLNENEQSLVTALDLLRPTTELLNAYKPTLDCVVRGLAKAMPLAEDLFGGRNPGASFNASFMYGAEAYQYPNDLPKVNATGGPRCAGVLDRAPGSHADYLVTDTSEVNPFIPSTRIYQNHPTVFEVLFAGMPGMR, encoded by the coding sequence ATGGTGCTGGCCCTGGTACTGGCGGTCGTGCTCTCGCTGACCCTGTTCCTCGGTGGATTCACCCCGAAGGAACCGGTCGCGGTCGTGGTGCCGCGCAGCGGGCTGGTGATGGATCCCGACGCCAAGGTCAAATTCCGGGGCGCCGAGGTCGGCCGGGTGGGCTCGGTGAAATCCGAGAACGGGGAAGTACGCCTCGAACTCGATATGAACCCCGACCTGATGCGCCTCGTACCGGGCAACGCGCTCGTGGATATCCGCTCCACCACGGTATTCGGCGCCAAGTACGTGAATTTCCTCGAACCCGCCCAGCCCGCGGGCCGGCTACAGCCGGGTCAGGTGGTGCGGGGCGAATCGGTGACCGTCGAATTCAACACACTGTTCGAAAGGCTCACCGAAGTCCTGGCCATGGTCGAACCGGCCAAGCTCAACGCCACGCTCACCGCCCTCGGCACCGCACTACAGGGGCGCGGGGAACAGCTCGGCGGACTGCTGGTGAACGCGGACAAGCTGCTGCGCGAGATCAATCCCAGCATTCCGGCACTGCAGCACGATTTCGAGGCGACGGCGGCCGTCACCAACCTCTACGCCGATACCGCCCCGGACCTGCTGCGCACCGTCGACAACGCCACCGCTCTCAGCCATACCCTCACCGATAACGAACAGGGTTTCGACGCGCTGCTGCTGGACACGATCGGCCTGGCCGACACCACCGGCGCGGTGCTGAACGAGAACGAGCAGAGTCTGGTCACCGCGCTGGATCTGCTGCGGCCGACCACAGAGCTGCTCAACGCCTACAAACCCACCCTGGACTGTGTCGTCCGCGGTCTCGCCAAAGCGATGCCGCTGGCCGAGGATCTGTTCGGCGGACGCAACCCGGGCGCCTCGTTCAACGCCAGCTTCATGTACGGCGCGGAGGCCTATCAGTATCCCAACGACCTGCCCAAGGTGAACGCGACCGGCGGTCCGCGCTGCGCGGGTGTGCTGGACCGGGCGCCGGGCAGCCACGCGGACTACCTGGTCACCGACACCTCGGAGGTCAACCCGTTCATCCCGTCCACGCGGATCTACCAGAACCACCCGACCGTGTTCGAGGTGCTGTTCGCCGGTATGCCCGGGATGCGCTGA
- a CDS encoding glutathione peroxidase, with protein sequence MNVRDIPVNTLSGSAATLGELVGDRVVLLVNVASKCGLTPQYTGLVELQKTYGDRGFSVVGVPCNQFMGQEPGSAEEIQQFCSTTYGVDFPLLEKVEVNGDGRHPLYAEIIDTRDAEGAAGDVQWNFEKFLIDRDGAVAGRFRPTTTPDADTLVAAIEKAL encoded by the coding sequence ATGAACGTTCGAGATATTCCGGTGAACACGCTGTCCGGTTCGGCTGCCACGCTCGGTGAGCTGGTGGGCGACCGGGTGGTGCTGCTGGTCAACGTCGCGTCGAAATGCGGTCTCACGCCGCAGTACACCGGGTTGGTCGAACTGCAGAAGACCTACGGTGATCGCGGATTCAGCGTGGTCGGGGTCCCGTGTAACCAGTTCATGGGCCAGGAGCCGGGCAGTGCCGAGGAGATCCAGCAGTTCTGCTCCACCACCTACGGCGTGGACTTTCCGCTGTTGGAGAAGGTCGAGGTGAACGGCGACGGCAGGCACCCGCTGTACGCGGAGATCATCGACACGCGGGATGCCGAGGGGGCGGCCGGCGATGTGCAGTGGAATTTCGAGAAGTTCCTGATCGACCGGGACGGTGCGGTGGCGGGCCGGTTCCGCCCCACCACCACACCGGATGCGGACACGCTGGTCGCGGCGATCGAGAAAGCGCTGTAA
- a CDS encoding cytochrome P450, with protein MTAALPPGFDFTDPALWADRSPVEEFALLRRTSPVWWNAQSDETSGGFNDGGYWVVSKLEDVKELSRNPELYSSQQKGSIVRLPGDITPDQMQLTEALLVNMDPPKHSKVRRIVAKGFTPRAVEGLRDALTDRAHRIVHEAKKSGGGDFVTQVACELPLQAIAELLGVPQEDRRKVFDWSNQMLNYDDPEYGDPTVASAEILGYAWNMAEQRRSCPADDIVTQLVNADVDGDGLASDEFGFFVILLAVAGNETTRNAITHGMKAFVDNPEQWELYRAQRPRTAPDEIVRWATPVTAFQRTATEDHVLGGQEIKKGQRLGLFYSSANFDEDGFDEPFAFDIRRDPNPHVGFGGTGTHYCVGANLARLEIDLMFNAIADAMPDLSSVSDPVRLRSGWINGIKSWQVRYE; from the coding sequence ATGACAGCCGCACTGCCACCGGGTTTCGATTTCACCGATCCCGCGCTGTGGGCCGACCGCAGTCCGGTCGAGGAATTCGCGCTGCTGCGGCGGACGTCGCCGGTCTGGTGGAACGCCCAATCCGACGAGACCTCGGGCGGTTTCAACGACGGCGGCTACTGGGTGGTCAGCAAGCTGGAGGACGTCAAGGAGCTCTCACGCAACCCGGAGCTGTACTCGTCGCAGCAGAAGGGGTCCATCGTCCGGCTGCCCGGCGATATCACCCCCGACCAGATGCAGCTCACCGAAGCGCTGCTGGTGAACATGGATCCCCCGAAGCACTCCAAGGTGCGGCGGATCGTCGCCAAGGGGTTCACGCCCCGGGCGGTGGAGGGGCTGCGCGACGCGCTCACCGATCGCGCGCACCGGATCGTGCACGAGGCGAAGAAGTCCGGCGGCGGCGATTTCGTCACCCAGGTCGCGTGCGAACTGCCGCTGCAGGCGATCGCCGAACTGCTCGGGGTCCCGCAGGAGGACCGCCGCAAGGTGTTCGACTGGTCGAACCAGATGCTCAACTACGACGATCCCGAATACGGCGACCCGACGGTGGCGTCCGCGGAGATCCTGGGTTACGCCTGGAACATGGCCGAACAGCGGCGGTCCTGTCCGGCCGACGATATCGTGACCCAGCTCGTCAACGCCGACGTCGATGGTGACGGACTGGCTTCCGACGAGTTCGGTTTCTTCGTCATCCTGCTGGCCGTCGCCGGTAACGAGACCACGCGTAACGCCATCACGCACGGGATGAAGGCGTTCGTGGACAACCCCGAACAGTGGGAGCTCTACCGCGCGCAGCGCCCGCGCACCGCGCCGGACGAGATCGTGCGCTGGGCGACCCCGGTGACCGCGTTCCAGCGCACCGCCACCGAGGATCATGTGCTGGGCGGGCAGGAGATCAAAAAGGGTCAGCGGCTCGGACTGTTCTACAGTTCCGCCAACTTCGACGAGGACGGCTTCGACGAGCCCTTCGCCTTCGATATCCGGCGCGATCCGAACCCGCATGTCGGGTTCGGCGGTACGGGCACCCATTACTGCGTGGGCGCCAATCTGGCCCGGCTCGAAATCGACCTCATGTTCAACGCGATCGCCGACGCCATGCCCGACCTGTCCTCGGTGTCCGATCCGGTACGGTTGCGATCGGGGTGGATCAACGGAATCAAGAGTTGGCAGGTGCGCTACGAATGA
- a CDS encoding SDR family oxidoreductase, producing the protein MPRFDPHPEKRPAIVAGASSGIGAATAVELAAQGHPVALGARRVEILEDLAGKIRAEGGTAFAHRLDVTDQASVDEFVAASEAAIGPTEILVSGAGDIEFGLIQDMDPADFAHQVQIHLIGAQRMAHAVLPGMLARRRGDVVLISSDCAPAPRPWNGAYSAAKAGVEAMVGQLRMELEGTGIRASLVRPGPTVTGMGMNASAEVVGPLLESWQAWGFARHPYMLRANDLARAVAVVVGTPRGAHLVLVEVQPEAPLKPLPDEGEDV; encoded by the coding sequence ATGCCCCGGTTCGATCCCCATCCCGAGAAGCGGCCGGCCATCGTCGCCGGCGCTTCGTCGGGTATCGGCGCCGCTACCGCCGTGGAACTGGCCGCCCAGGGTCATCCGGTGGCGCTCGGCGCGCGCCGGGTGGAGATTCTGGAGGATCTCGCCGGCAAGATCCGGGCCGAGGGCGGCACCGCCTTCGCGCACCGCCTCGATGTGACCGATCAGGCCTCGGTCGACGAATTCGTGGCGGCGTCCGAGGCGGCCATCGGGCCGACCGAGATCCTGGTCTCCGGCGCCGGAGATATCGAATTCGGGCTCATCCAGGACATGGATCCCGCGGATTTCGCGCATCAGGTGCAGATCCACCTGATCGGCGCGCAGCGGATGGCCCACGCGGTGCTGCCGGGCATGCTGGCCCGGCGGCGCGGCGATGTGGTGCTGATCAGCTCCGACTGCGCCCCCGCGCCGCGGCCGTGGAACGGGGCCTACAGCGCCGCCAAGGCCGGTGTCGAGGCGATGGTCGGGCAGCTGCGGATGGAACTCGAGGGCACGGGTATCCGGGCGTCGCTGGTCCGGCCCGGGCCGACTGTGACCGGGATGGGCATGAACGCCTCGGCCGAGGTGGTGGGGCCGCTACTGGAGTCGTGGCAGGCCTGGGGTTTTGCGCGGCACCCCTACATGCTGCGCGCCAACGACCTGGCCCGGGCGGTCGCCGTCGTGGTCGGCACCCCGCGGGGCGCCCATCTGGTTCTGGTCGAGGTGCAACCGGAAGCGCCGCTGAAGCCCCTTCCGGACGAAGGAGAGGACGTCTAG
- a CDS encoding cytochrome P450 translates to MTAASLEPVTFDPYDYTLHEDPYPIYARLRAEAPLYYNAELDFYALSRHADVTAGFRNAAQLSNANGVSLDPAAWGPHAHKTMSFLAMDDPRHMRMRKLVFKGFTPKRVADMETRIRELTLEYLEPALERGEFDWIQEFAGKLPMDVISELMGVPVADRDEIRHMADMVMHREDGVTDVPDTAIEASLNLVVYYANMVAERRKKPADDLTSALLQAEIDGDRLTEDEIIGFMFLMVVAGNETTTKLLGNALYWAGRNPAEYAKVAADPERVSDWVEETLRYDTSSQIVARTATEELEYHGRVIPAGSKVLLLIGSANRDGDVFDDGDSYDLDRAEKGNLASFGAGVHFCLGAHLARLETTVALSEFTSRVQSYQVRESFERVHSSNVRGFAKLPISVEVR, encoded by the coding sequence ATGACGGCCGCATCGTTGGAACCGGTGACGTTCGATCCGTACGACTACACCTTGCACGAGGACCCGTACCCGATCTACGCCCGGCTGCGCGCGGAGGCGCCGCTCTACTACAACGCCGAACTCGACTTCTACGCATTGTCCCGGCACGCGGATGTCACCGCCGGGTTCCGCAATGCCGCCCAGCTGTCGAATGCCAACGGGGTCTCGCTGGACCCCGCGGCCTGGGGGCCGCACGCGCACAAGACCATGTCGTTCCTCGCGATGGACGATCCCCGGCATATGCGGATGCGCAAGCTGGTCTTCAAGGGATTCACCCCCAAGCGGGTGGCCGATATGGAAACCCGTATCCGGGAGTTGACGCTGGAATACCTGGAACCGGCTCTCGAACGCGGTGAATTCGACTGGATCCAGGAGTTCGCGGGCAAGCTGCCGATGGACGTCATCTCCGAACTGATGGGCGTACCGGTCGCCGACCGCGACGAGATCCGCCATATGGCGGATATGGTCATGCACCGCGAGGACGGCGTGACCGATGTCCCGGATACCGCGATCGAAGCCTCGCTGAACTTGGTGGTCTACTACGCGAACATGGTGGCCGAGCGCCGGAAGAAGCCGGCGGACGACCTCACCTCCGCGCTGCTCCAGGCGGAGATCGACGGTGACCGGCTGACCGAGGACGAGATCATCGGCTTCATGTTCCTGATGGTCGTGGCCGGGAACGAGACCACCACCAAACTGCTGGGCAACGCCCTGTACTGGGCCGGCCGCAACCCGGCGGAATACGCCAAGGTCGCCGCCGATCCGGAGCGGGTTTCGGATTGGGTCGAGGAGACCCTGCGCTACGACACCTCCAGCCAGATCGTGGCGCGGACCGCCACCGAGGAACTGGAGTATCACGGCCGGGTGATCCCGGCCGGGTCGAAGGTGCTGCTGCTGATCGGTTCGGCCAACCGGGACGGCGATGTCTTCGACGACGGCGACAGCTACGACCTGGACCGTGCCGAGAAGGGCAATCTGGCCAGTTTCGGCGCCGGTGTGCACTTCTGCCTCGGCGCACATCTGGCCCGGCTGGAAACCACTGTCGCGCTGAGCGAGTTCACCTCGCGCGTGCAGTCCTATCAGGTACGCGAAAGCTTCGAGCGCGTGCACTCGAGCAATGTGCGGGGCTTCGCGAAGCTCCCGATCTCCGTGGAGGTGCGGTAA
- a CDS encoding aldehyde dehydrogenase has protein sequence MNSLLPGDSSRLLIGGSLVGGGNGVFDNVNPATEQVIGTAADADAADMNAAIAAARTAFDDTDWSRDHAFRVRCLEQLQTALTAHAEELREITVAEVGAPIMFTSGPQLEGPVADLSFAIGLARDYKWETELGVAAPMGISTHRVLRKEAIGVVGAITPWNFPHQINFAKLGPALAAGNTVVLKPAPDTPWCAAALASIITEETDIPPGVVNIITSADHGLGAQLSTDPRVDLISFTGSTNTGRAVMAGAAANLKKTFLELGGKSAFIVLDDADLGTAVGYAGFSLCVHAGQGCALSTRLLVPRARYEEALEAAAATMRGIRPGDPTNPGTICGPVISDRQRTRVLGYIDSARADGGRIVVGGGRPTEHERGFYVEPTVIADLDNSAKAAQEEIFGPVLVVLPYDGDDDAVRIANDSPYGLSGAVWGTDPARIRHVTDRVRTGTLGVNGGMWYSADAPFGGYKQSGIGREMGVAGFEEYLETKLVATAQ, from the coding sequence ATGAACAGTCTTCTGCCCGGCGACAGTTCTCGACTGCTGATCGGCGGCAGCCTGGTCGGCGGCGGCAACGGCGTGTTCGACAATGTGAACCCGGCAACCGAGCAGGTCATCGGCACCGCGGCCGATGCCGACGCGGCGGATATGAACGCCGCGATCGCCGCCGCGCGTACGGCTTTCGACGACACCGACTGGTCTCGCGACCACGCCTTCCGGGTCCGCTGCCTCGAACAGCTCCAGACAGCGCTCACAGCGCACGCCGAGGAGCTGCGCGAGATCACCGTGGCCGAGGTCGGCGCACCGATCATGTTCACCAGCGGCCCCCAGCTCGAAGGGCCCGTGGCGGATCTGAGTTTCGCCATCGGACTGGCCCGCGACTACAAGTGGGAAACCGAACTCGGGGTGGCCGCGCCGATGGGCATCAGCACCCATCGAGTGCTGCGGAAAGAAGCGATCGGCGTGGTCGGCGCGATCACCCCGTGGAACTTCCCGCACCAGATCAACTTCGCGAAACTGGGTCCCGCGCTGGCGGCGGGCAACACCGTCGTACTGAAACCGGCGCCCGATACGCCCTGGTGCGCGGCGGCCCTGGCCTCGATCATCACCGAGGAGACCGATATCCCGCCCGGGGTGGTCAATATCATCACCTCCGCCGATCACGGCCTGGGCGCGCAGCTGTCCACCGACCCGCGAGTCGACCTGATCAGCTTCACCGGTTCCACCAACACCGGTCGCGCCGTGATGGCCGGCGCCGCGGCGAATCTGAAGAAGACCTTCCTGGAACTGGGCGGCAAATCGGCGTTCATCGTGCTCGACGACGCCGACCTGGGCACCGCGGTGGGCTACGCCGGATTCTCGCTGTGCGTGCACGCCGGCCAGGGCTGCGCCCTGTCCACCCGGCTGCTGGTGCCGCGCGCCCGCTACGAGGAAGCGCTCGAAGCGGCCGCCGCGACCATGCGCGGAATCCGGCCCGGCGATCCCACCAACCCCGGAACCATCTGCGGCCCGGTGATCTCCGACCGCCAGCGGACCCGGGTACTGGGCTATATCGACAGCGCCCGCGCCGACGGCGGCCGGATCGTCGTCGGCGGCGGCCGGCCCACCGAGCACGAGCGCGGGTTCTACGTCGAACCCACCGTGATCGCCGACCTGGACAACAGCGCGAAGGCCGCCCAGGAGGAGATCTTCGGGCCGGTGCTCGTCGTCCTCCCCTACGACGGCGACGACGACGCCGTCCGCATCGCCAACGATTCCCCGTACGGCCTGTCCGGCGCGGTCTGGGGCACCGACCCCGCGCGGATCCGCCACGTCACCGATCGGGTGCGCACCGGAACGCTCGGCGTCAACGGCGGCATGTGGTACAGCGCCGACGCGCCGTTCGGCGGCTACAAGCAGTCCGGTATCGGCCGTGAGATGGGTGTCGCGGGATTCGAGGAGTACCTCGAGACCAAGCTCGTCGCCACCGCCCAGTAG
- a CDS encoding SDR family oxidoreductase, producing the protein MARFTGRSAIVTGAARGIGEVYAQALAAEGASVVVADLNAEGGTAVAEKIVADGGTAAFHPVDVSDPESAKALADFTVEKYGKIDHLVNNAAIYGGMKLDLLLTVPWDYYKKFMSVNLDGALVMTRAVWENMAANGGGSIVNQSSTAAWVYSGFYGLAKVGVNGLTQQLATELGGSNIRVNAIAPGPTDTEATKSTTPANMVKDMVNRLPLKRMGTPEDLAGALLYLLSDDASWVTGQIFCVDGGQVIR; encoded by the coding sequence ATGGCTCGTTTCACCGGCCGGTCGGCCATCGTCACGGGCGCGGCCCGCGGTATCGGCGAGGTCTACGCGCAGGCACTGGCCGCCGAGGGCGCGTCGGTCGTCGTCGCCGACCTGAACGCCGAGGGCGGTACGGCCGTCGCCGAGAAGATCGTCGCCGACGGCGGGACCGCGGCCTTCCACCCGGTCGACGTCTCCGATCCCGAATCTGCCAAGGCACTGGCCGATTTCACCGTCGAGAAGTACGGCAAGATCGATCATCTGGTCAACAACGCCGCCATCTACGGCGGAATGAAACTCGACCTGCTGCTCACCGTGCCCTGGGACTACTACAAGAAGTTCATGTCGGTGAACCTGGACGGCGCACTGGTGATGACCCGCGCGGTCTGGGAGAACATGGCCGCCAACGGCGGCGGCTCGATCGTCAACCAGTCCTCGACGGCGGCCTGGGTGTACTCCGGTTTCTACGGGCTGGCCAAGGTGGGCGTCAACGGCCTCACCCAGCAGCTGGCCACCGAACTCGGCGGCTCGAATATCCGGGTCAACGCGATCGCGCCCGGCCCCACCGACACCGAGGCGACCAAGAGCACCACACCCGCGAACATGGTCAAGGACATGGTGAACCGGCTGCCGCTCAAGCGGATGGGCACGCCCGAGGATCTGGCCGGAGCGCTGCTCTACCTGCTCTCCGACGACGCCTCCTGGGTCACCGGTCAGATCTTCTGTGTCGACGGCGGGCAGGTGATCCGCTGA